Proteins from one Physeter macrocephalus isolate SW-GA chromosome 16, ASM283717v5, whole genome shotgun sequence genomic window:
- the LOC102980825 gene encoding membrane-spanning 4-domains subfamily A member 15 → MAEEFIVSGSLSVWADKDPTPCMVTSSLRTNILSAMAAFAGTATLLLGFGVTNWDVGRGYLAVLTIFTILEFFIAVIATHFGCQATRAQAHAPVIFLPNAFSTDFNIPSPSASPPPAYDNVAYVPKESSE, encoded by the exons ATGGCAGAGGAA TTTATTGTATCTGGATCCCTCTCAGTGTGGGCTGACAAGGACCCCACCCCCTGTATG GTGACGAGCAGCCTGAGGACCAACATTCTCAGCGCCATGGCGGCCTTTGCCGGGACGGCCACTCTGCTCCTGGGTTTTGGCGTCACTAACTGG GACGTGGGCAGGGGCTACCTAGCCGTGCTTACCATCTTCACCATCCTGGAATTTTTCATCGCGGTCATTGCCACCCACTTCGGGTGCCAAGCCACCCGCGCCCAAGCCCACGCG CCTGTGATTTTCCTGCCAAATGCCTTCAGCACAGACTTCAACATCCCCAGCCCCTCAGCCTCTCCGCCCCCCGCCTATGATAACGTGGCATATGTGCCCAAGGAGTCGTCCGAGTAG